From Methylocystis sp. ATCC 49242, one genomic window encodes:
- a CDS encoding N-6 DNA methylase → MNPSSDLVNKLWRLCAVLRKDGVTYQQYVTELTYLLFLKMMAEQKREEGKIPQGARWGDLIAEEGVRRLALYRKILADLGDPQQKRDRAVQAIFANAATFIREPVNLDKLIGAIDDLHWFTEERDSFGDLYEGLLQKNAEETKRGAGQYFTPRVLIELLVRLLAPQPGEIIQDPAAGTGGFLIAANRYMRAKTDDFFDLAPKAQEFQLKHALQGMENVEGVYRLLLMNLFLHGVDSWHIELGDTLSPAGAAMNKADVILTNPPFGPAGGKPSRDDITVTATVSSYQLPFVEHCIRTLKPGGRAAVVVPDNVLFEDGRGRELRRMLMDYCNLHTILRLPTGIFYAQGVKTNVIFFSKGEADSGQTKKVWIYDLRANMPAFGKTSPLTPEHFADFERAFGADPNGRAKRNDEGEEGRFRRFTREEIAARGDNLDISWLRDTSADAEDSLSEPEELIAAILGHLKSALGEIETLAEELEDSSAVDAEAAE, encoded by the coding sequence ATGAATCCCTCTTCCGACCTCGTCAACAAGCTTTGGCGGCTCTGCGCCGTGCTGCGCAAGGACGGCGTCACCTACCAGCAATATGTCACCGAGCTGACCTATCTGCTGTTCCTCAAGATGATGGCCGAGCAGAAGCGTGAGGAAGGCAAGATTCCGCAAGGCGCGCGCTGGGGCGATCTGATCGCGGAAGAAGGCGTCAGGCGTCTCGCACTCTATCGTAAAATCCTCGCCGATCTCGGCGATCCGCAGCAGAAGCGCGACCGCGCCGTCCAGGCCATATTCGCCAACGCCGCGACCTTCATTCGCGAGCCGGTCAACCTGGACAAGCTCATCGGGGCTATCGACGACCTCCACTGGTTCACGGAGGAGCGCGACTCCTTCGGCGATCTCTATGAAGGGTTGTTGCAGAAGAACGCCGAAGAGACCAAGCGCGGCGCCGGCCAGTATTTTACCCCGCGCGTGCTGATCGAATTGCTGGTGCGCCTGCTCGCGCCGCAGCCAGGCGAAATCATCCAGGACCCCGCCGCCGGCACCGGCGGTTTTCTCATCGCCGCCAATCGTTACATGCGGGCGAAGACCGACGACTTTTTCGACCTTGCGCCAAAGGCGCAGGAATTCCAGCTCAAGCATGCGCTGCAGGGCATGGAGAATGTCGAGGGTGTCTATCGCCTGCTGCTGATGAACCTCTTTCTGCATGGCGTCGACAGTTGGCACATAGAGCTTGGCGACACGCTCTCGCCCGCCGGCGCTGCGATGAACAAGGCCGATGTGATCCTCACCAATCCGCCTTTCGGCCCCGCGGGCGGCAAGCCCTCGCGCGACGATATCACCGTCACTGCCACGGTCTCCTCCTATCAGCTTCCTTTCGTGGAACATTGCATCCGCACGCTGAAGCCCGGCGGGCGCGCGGCCGTCGTTGTGCCGGATAATGTGCTCTTCGAGGACGGGCGCGGGCGCGAATTGCGCCGCATGCTGATGGATTACTGCAACTTGCACACCATCCTGCGCCTGCCGACTGGCATTTTTTACGCGCAGGGCGTCAAGACCAATGTCATCTTCTTCAGCAAGGGCGAGGCCGACAGCGGCCAGACGAAAAAGGTCTGGATTTACGATCTGCGCGCCAATATGCCGGCCTTCGGCAAGACCAGCCCTTTGACGCCGGAACATTTCGCCGATTTCGAGCGCGCCTTTGGCGCCGATCCGAATGGCCGCGCCAAACGCAACGACGAAGGTGAGGAGGGCCGCTTTCGCCGTTTCACGCGCGAGGAGATCGCGGCGAGGGGCGACAATCTGGACATTAGCTGGCTGCGGGATACGTCAGCGGACGCCGAGGATTCGCTGAGCGAACCGGAAGAATTGA